From the genome of Bactrocera dorsalis isolate Fly_Bdor unplaced genomic scaffold, ASM2337382v1 BdCtg475, whole genome shotgun sequence:
TTTTCGCTGTTAATTCCATTTCGCCgctgcttgttgctgttgttgttgttgtgttgcgtGTCAGTGTTTTCGccccccccccccaccccccCCATCAGCGCGCGAGTTACGTCGACGTCGATGCCAACCACTATCGGCATGACCGATATGAATACAACTGCAATTCATAAGAACTGTAACAAAGAAATAATGCCGACGTCAACGTTAACGACCTACCCCAAAACACTTAGAATTAACTGgtctacttaaatattttcccttttttgttaCCGCAACAATATTGCGACCACACGAAATATGCATATCATATTTCGAAACAAACCAGGGCACTTACATTGGATCACATTGCATTTCCGCTGCACATTTAATATGTTCAAACGAATATTGCGATAGCAATTAACGTCACAATAAATAATGTGAGAATGTGAGAAGTAGGCCACTTGACAAATATTGTCGCAACTACAAGTGGTTGCGCCAAAATAATAATCagaaaagaaataatgtattttgtatcagaaaatagaacttagcttaagaaaatattggaaataaatgAACAGAAGAATTCTGACGGTCAATCCGACAAGTCGTGGTTTTCTCTTAGCGGTTCACTAAAACTGAAGTTTAATAACCacaactggcgcagtcggtaggaaCTTTGTCCTTAGACAAAGAAAAAAAGAGCCTGacacaacataaatattttagagtGAACTTCTGACATATTACGAAATCTAACTGCCAAAAGTCATTGAATCATTTATAAGAAACTTACTATTGCTTGCGGGTTCAAACAGTGttacatcattttataaatataaaagaactaacttctcgaaaaaaaaaaaaaacataattctaCACATTTAACTACCACAATGGCAATCACCAACAACGATCTAAACCGGATATCAGCGTCGGACCTCCTTAAGGAAGCTGCGAAAATCAAAGAGTTCAGAGGCGACGGGAGCTACGACATATCCTCTTTCATTGGAGAGGTGGAACTGATCCTGCCCTTGTTCGACGAGAACCAAGCTGTCAAAAATTATGTATGGGAGAGACACATAAAGACCAAGATCCAAGGAGAGGCGCTCCAGATAATACGGACACTAAACAGAGACTCATCGTGGGACGAAGTGAAGACAGAACTGATACGGAACTTCGGAATAAGGGAAAGCTACCACCAACTCTTCCACCAGGCCATCACAACCAGGCAGTATAATGTAAGTCATTATTATTAcaacttaaaaaacatattagaTAAG
Proteins encoded in this window:
- the LOC125780306 gene encoding uncharacterized protein LOC125780306; this encodes MAITNNDLNRISASDLLKEAAKIKEFRGDGSYDISSFIGEVELILPLFDENQAVKNYVWERHIKTKIQGEALQIIRTLNRDSSWDEVKTELIRNFGIRESYHQLFHQAITTRQYNGQWILKLLILTAIWTLGLGQVTIDKIESNKGYIEIQTGDADIVKSYVTILHVINPLEISNLLNENRI